The window aagaaggtaagaagaaaAAATTGGTGGAAGTGACAAAAGTTttagaggaagaaaagaataatacagTGGAAGTTAAACGAACGAAAGCCGAATTAGCTTTTCAAACGATGCAAGAGAAAATGGTAATGACttagtttttaaatttgtaCCTAAAAATTAATAAGTTCATTATCCACAGTCATATGTTTAATTGTTTACAGCAAACTGAAAGAATAAAACAAAAGGCTTCCATGACACATAAACAACGGGTAGAGGAATTTAATAGACATTTGGATAGTTTAACAGAACACTTTGATATACCCAAAGTCAGTTGgacaaaataaattgtttgcaccttttcttattttatattttattcatacatgcataatataaatataaatagtataaaattaaatgtaatcttatataaaattgtactttattacaaaaatttgtaaaaaaaagtataattaaaCTTTAGATCTCTATATAATATAGCAATTTTAAAATGTATGAGATTTCTGTACTTTTAATTTATATGACCAATATTGAAGATTCACTCTTTAAAATATGAATAAGGCACTTTTTTGTAAATGTATTCTACATTgtaacatatataaatataatatatcattTTGTTACAACATATAAGCACTAAAAATTTCTATGTACTTGGCAATATACATTAtataattgtaaatataaattcagTACATGattattctaataaattttatatacataaaatGGACGGATTTAATATTAGCACATATTAGAGGTACAAAAAGTTATTAGCTAAAATCGAAATTCTAATCTCGTAAATGTAACAAAATGATGTAATAAAAAAGTATCAATATACTATGTGATTATAAAACGTATACAAATTacgttaattattaacaataaggacggatatgaaaatgatatttttatacctcCACTTCCGTAATGGAATACTTGGATATAATTTTCAGTTTCTACCCAAGGATTAGATCCATCATCAAAGTACATTGGACATCGATCGCGTTCTCTTTCGTATtcctaaattataaaatatgttattcaatatttaatccAGAAATAATGGAGATATTTCATATTACCTGTAATTCTAATGCAACTGCAGCACCCTCGGTATAATTACTACTTGTAACATCTTGTTTGAGATCACAGAACGGTCCAATAGCTTCAGACATAAGGACTTTGTTTAAATCTGCTCTTTGATATACCCAACAACGATATTTGCTGAAAGGATCTAGCTCATCATGCGTTATTAAGTACGATTTTAgattttctttccaaaatccgatgcatttcattttataatccgGCAAACCTGTACATTTCAAGTTAAACATCaaacatataattttcattatttctaatATGGAAATTTAAACTTACTGTAAATGTCTACAGGTCTTCCTAAATGATCTACTGACAAACAGTAGGTTTCATCAATAGCAATTTCCTTTTGATCAGTATCGCATACAGAGAAATCtgaaatattttgtttacaaTAGATATTTGGACGAGGTGATAATGTAACACCTCCTAAGATTCTAGTTTCGAATAACACATCTCCTTTCTGGTGAAACATATATTTTCCAGCGACAGGACAACGTACCGGTACAGGATTCTTGGCTAAACGTACAACAAACattgataaaagaaaatgattaagtGCATTTACCTGTAAAGTATATGTTTTAGTACGAACCTAAAAATAAATCGTACTTCCAAGCTTCTTTGTTGGGGAATTGAACCCAAGAGCAAACTGTAGGAAAATTGTCTTTAATAACTGCAATACCCCGCCGATATCTTATAATGTTGTGATGTCGACGTACGAAATCGAAACAAACATAATCTTTCTGACTGAAAAGGAAACATCAAAATTCCCAAATAAAACATAATCAGACACGTATTCtactaaataatattagatATTCGTACCATCCATCAACAGTCAATCTTGCCATCATTACCCTTGTATCTTTTGCTTCGCGgcaaacataaattgtacgtcTGTAACGACCTTCATCCGGGTACCAAGTTTCAATGATATGTGTttcgttaataaaaatatccGCATCAATGTTGGCAGTGTTTATCCATTGTCCACTCATGTCCTCTGGTAATCTACATCCTGGCTCCACAACTTCTGCTTTAACAGGTGTTACTCTTAATCGTTCTGGACTTTTTTCAACAGTTTTTAATGTATTACATTCGGCAGTGATAGATACTCCAATATATAGATCATCATCACGATTTTTTAGGAaacatcgatatttttcatCTTTCCTAGATTCTTTTGTATTTGCAACCGCGAAAAAGTGATTTTTGTCAACAAACCAGTCACCCAAACAATTATATTCTACCACTGAAACATTTCAAAGACAAAGGTAACAAACAATAGTGTAGAAATTCTGCAgtgaaaaattcattagaacAATGGAAATATTACCTCCATCAAAAGTGTCTTTCATACCAGGACACTGTTTATATgttatattgaatttttgattggTTATTAAAAATTGTGTTCCTGCAGTTTGACACGATCGAATTTGTGCATCAGGATGATTACATTCTCCTGTGAACCTAAATCTATTCTATAATAACAATGGAAGAATTAAGCTTTTGTTCATAAGTACTCCATTGCTTTATTGTCAAGTACTTGCCTGATATGCAAATTGCCAAACACCTTCAAGAGATGATCTACAGTTTACAGGGACATAATTCTCTGAAAATAATGTTATTAACTGTTGATCAGGTCTTAATCCTTTACATACATTTTTCACTGTTGGTTCAACATTATCAGGCAAATTCACACAACTCACTAAAACAACAATTATAATGTACTATAAGTAAATCATGTTAgcatatttattgttattatcaaatgttttaaaattactACCTTCAAGTTTTTCCAATACATTAACTGTTCTAACAATTAACTTAACACAATGATAACATTTATCATGTTGGAATACAAATGTATAATTAACATGATATTCTTCTAACATATTTACACAATAGCCACGGTTTGTCATTGATTCAGCATTTATTTCTGTTAAAGTATTCCTGCCATTTTCCCATGAAAACCATGATCCTCTTATAATTAATGGAATTTGACATGAGCTTGAATCTTGAAGGGAAGGCATAACTGAAAAAcacatatattaatattaacaatataaaattctatattgtATTTAACTAACAAAACTAATTCGTTAGTTCAGTAAAATCTCTAAGAATATAGTGATTGCACCATAGCTATAAGGAATCATATATACatcttttctactgttttactgcaatttaaattgttatacTATATACATATGCATAAAAAGTACGATTTAATAATTCGCTTAAACTTACCTTGCCACATAAAACATGcggcaaataaaaataaatataacttttCTGTCATCGTGTCATTAAATGAAGTTATAGTGTAATGGAACAGAAAGTGTATTTTGACTATAACGAATTCACAGCGCGTGAAAAAACATTTCCAACGCCCATCTCACTCATAAAgcaatgactacagatccaagaCTAGATATGCTTATTTTCAAGGGGCTTTGAATTTGTGCCCcgagaacgaacgccatctgctctaCCCCACtgatctatatctacatgaagctagccggagggaataataaaatatgattatttttaatttttcttagtgtatttcgtttgtaaatcgtttgtgattgattgtgagtctatttttaacgtttgtaacaaattaattcttttgtaattagcaattttatttcaattttttataataaacagatttcgtgataactgataactgatttacaaatatatcattttcaatgtttgtgagtgaataatttcttaattatttacaagtttgttttataataaataattgtagtgcgcatgcggtACAGATCCgatcgtacccatcactaccccgaacaagtgagtttcacgatttgttcgttcttaggtcttatatttcgctagatccggtcgtacccatcactaatccgaacaagtgagtttcacgatttgttcgtttttaggtcttatatttcgctagttccttcggggtccctgacaccccggtggcataatatcggtatgcagcgTCACCAGTACcacggggtctcagataccccgaatgctgTAGTTCGGTAACCAAAgagtgtcatcggtgcttcggggtccctgacaccccggatgccaaaatgtcggtatgcaaacagtgtgAGGGTGCTcaggggttcctgacaccccaagatgatattatgtcggtatgcagggacaatcactggtgcttcggggtcccggacaccccggtggcataatATCGGTATACGGCGTCACCGGTACCctggggtctcagataccccgaatgccatagtgtcggtaagcaaagagtgtcatcggtgctacggggtccctgacaccccggatgccgaAATGTCagtatgcaaacagtgtcacgGTGCTTTGGGGTTCCTGACAACCCAAGATGAcattatgtcggtatgcagggATAGCcgctggtgcttcggggtccctggcaccccggatgctatattattggtatgcaaagatagtcaccggcgtttcggggtccttaataccccaatatgatatcagctCGGTACGCAGACGAGGccattggcgcagcggggtccctaataccccaagataatatcaggtccgtataaagagggcacaaccagtataatttgtttccagagtttatttaatttaactcaTTAAtgttttttgcttattaaataagctcatcgaaggggaataacatttttGATCAaatccctcttctgggtctcagtCGAGGAcctcatttattttactttctccagttatttatataattttatccctcattataggccaaggccatctcagtatcccttacatccctgcattccttccatcccagcattccttacattcctgcaacccttaaatacgctttttttttttttttttttaacgtggtggaaatcttcagaaagacaccttcagcccccctggggaggggccgaaggtagtgtgggatttttacccactaaaaccaccacggtggcctgctctagggcggtagggagggtcctccgaccctccgccatgtgcccaactccgccgacatcgggggccacacccgatgccgccactcctcgggccgcgccCAGTGGAGACCGGAGCCCCAGCCCCGGGCCCCTACGGagttcctttacatccctgcattcctttcatccctacattcttttcgtctctacattcttttcatccctacattccttacatcgtttCCTCCCTTacttccctacattcttttcatctctacattcttttcatccctacattccttacatcgtttCCTCCCTTActtccctatattcttttcatctctacattctttttatccctacattccttacatcgtttCCTCCCTTacttccctacattcttttcatccctacatcccatacatcttttcatcccttaaatccctacattcttattaTCCCTActttccttacatcgcttcatcccttacatccctacattctttccacccctacattcctttcatccctacattcctttcatccctacattccttacatcgcttcatcccttacatccctacattcctttcatccctacattctttccacccctacattcctttcatccctacattccttacatcgcttcatcccttacatccctacattccgtacatctcttcatcccttaaatccctacattcttatcatgcctacattctttccacccctacattccttatatctctgcatcccttataataaatatattataaagactgcttcgagtaaaggtaagttaatGCCTTTttcgaaaaacagcgccccctagcggcaaaaatgtgaactaaattttcgatgtcgaatcagcgccatctggtggcggaaaaaggaactaaatcatgcttcgtttctggccctctggcggcaaaaatgcgaactaaaatttcggtgtcgcgtcagcgccctctggtggcgaaaaaagaaactaaaccaggctccatttctggccctctggcggcaaaaatgcgaactaaaatttcgacgtcgaatcagcgccctctggtggcgaaaagcggaactaaatttgtataaaatcgcagacttatagccgcaaaaatttcaactcaatttcagggaggtactgcgatgtatggaatgcaggaatataagtgatacaaggatgtaaaggatacaggcatgtaagggatgcagggatgttgg is drawn from Osmia lignaria lignaria isolate PbOS001 chromosome 14, iyOsmLign1, whole genome shotgun sequence and contains these coding sequences:
- the LOC117609204 gene encoding protein FAM32A, translated to MPSANDEDPYAHVAKGPLKLKSDQCVSKKKKNKEGKKKKLVEVTKVLEEEKNNTVEVKRTKAELAFQTMQEKMQTERIKQKASMTHKQRVEEFNRHLDSLTEHFDIPKVSWTK
- the udt gene encoding protein undicht, translated to MTEKLYLFLFAACFMWQVMPSLQDSSSCQIPLIIRGSWFSWENGRNTLTEINAESMTNRGYCVNMLEEYHVNYTFVFQHDKCYHCVKLIVRTVNVLEKLEVSCVNLPDNVEPTVKNVCKGLRPDQQLITLFSENYVPVNCRSSLEGVWQFAYQNRFRFTGECNHPDAQIRSCQTAGTQFLITNQKFNITYKQCPGMKDTFDGVVEYNCLGDWFVDKNHFFAVANTKESRKDEKYRCFLKNRDDDLYIGVSITAECNTLKTVEKSPERLRVTPVKAEVVEPGCRLPEDMSGQWINTANIDADIFINETHIIETWYPDEGRYRRTIYVCREAKDTRVMMARLTVDGCQKDYVCFDFVRRHHNIIRYRRGIAVIKDNFPTVCSWVQFPNKEAWKYDLFLAKNPVPVRCPVAGKYMFHQKGDVLFETRILGGVTLSPRPNIYCKQNISDFSVCDTDQKEIAIDETYCLSVDHLGRPVDIYSLPDYKMKCIGFWKENLKSYLITHDELDPFSKYRCWVYQRADLNKVLMSEAIGPFCDLKQDVTSSNYTEGAAVALELQEYERERDRCPMYFDDGSNPWVETENYIQVFHYGSGGIKISFSYPSLLLIINVICIRFIIT